The following are encoded together in the Macrobrachium rosenbergii isolate ZJJX-2024 chromosome 21, ASM4041242v1, whole genome shotgun sequence genome:
- the LOC136849367 gene encoding uncharacterized protein has protein sequence MARCTTEDWKYQLPWVLLGLRTSPRANGDPSAAKKIYGEPLIVPGELIMGHRHNPSVQRLHDIVWKFTPCQRTYTDRSATFTPPSLSSTTHVFIRDDAVRPPTNQALQGPFHVLKRNTKTFRLSLHGKDDWVSVDCLKPALLEETVDSTTQRPPQEPSSPICSGISLDCALWKPY, from the coding sequence atggcccgctgcaccaccgaggattggaagtatcagctgccttgggtcctccttggACTGAGAACCtcccccagagccaacggtgacCCGTCCGCAGCAAAGAAAATCTATGGGGAGCCCCtcatagtcccgggcgaactcatcaTGGGACATCGTcacaacccatcagtccagaggcttcATGACATAGTCTGgaagttcaccccctgccagcggacatataccgatAGGTCAGCAACCTTCACGCCTCccagcctgtcctccaccacccatgtcttcatcagggatgacgccgtccgccccccaactaaccaggccctacaggggccttTCCACGTGCTCAAGAGGAACACCAAAACATTCCGCCTCTCCCTGCACGGGAAGGACGATTGGGTGTCAGTCGACTGTCTCAAGCCCGCCCTTTTGGAGGAAACAGTAGACAGTACCACGCAGCGCCCTCctcaagaaccatcgtctccaaTTTGCAGTGGAATATCCTTGGATTGTGCCTTGTGGAAACCCTACTAA
- the LOC136849368 gene encoding uncharacterized protein produces the protein MTNSLRPAATLVEDNLENEGIASGSTTPATTTPATTTPATTTPQTTTPATTTTPPTATTTSQTTTPATTTPTTTIPATTTSPTTPTASPSSRPPQQHTHNPTQQMQQPQQQTAPTHQPKQHRQQHKTLPPPPPINKRDPRLKEHRHQDARVDTQTPSTNPTPFSTYNTPVTKTPLLPNPTPFSTMNTPSRKTPLLTLPPTPTTAPSSSHPTHSTPESPSKRNAVSITREEFRREVARVVEAVIAQLFPGVDYTATLRNTVAALL, from the exons ATGACTAACTCTCTGAGGCCAGCAGCAACATTGGTCGAGG ATAatctggaaaatgaagggattgccTCAGGCTCaacaacaccagcaacaactaccccagcgacaaccacaccagcaacaactaccccacagacaaccacaccagcaacaactacTACCCCTCCGACAGCAACAACTACCTCTCAGACAAccacaccagcaacaactaccccTACAACAACCATACCAGCAACAACTACCTCACCAACAACCCCAACAGCAAGCCCCTCCTCAAGACCTCCACAGCAGCACACACACAATCCTACACAACAAATGCAACAACCCCAACAACAAACTGCACCCACACACCAGCCTAAGCAACACAGACAACAACACAAAACtctaccaccaccaccccccATAAACAAACGAGACCCCAGACTCAAAGAACACAGACACCAAGATGCACGCGTTGACACACAGACTCCATCCACAAATCCCACTCCTTTCTCCACCTACAACACCCCAGTCACAAAAACACCCCTACTTCCAAATCCTACTCCTTTCTCCACCATGAACACCCCATCCAGAAAAACACCACTACTtaccctcccacccaccccaacCACCGCACCCTCATCCTCACATCCTACCCACAGCACCCCAGAGTCCCCCTCCAAAAGAAATGCAGTCTCCATCACCCGTGAGGAATTTCGACGAGAGGTAGCCAGAGTTGTGGAAGCAGTTATAGCACAACTCTTCCCAGGAGTGGATTACACAGCAACACTGAGGAACACAGTTGCAGCCCTGTTATAA